One Poecile atricapillus isolate bPoeAtr1 chromosome 29, bPoeAtr1.hap1, whole genome shotgun sequence genomic window carries:
- the ANKRD39 gene encoding ankyrin repeat domain-containing protein 39, whose translation MLTVRMRRIEGSFGSLRYFPAPCIIIGSFRSHSALSDQFSPFRLPSVLSASPRPFPPPLGPFRLPSALSAAPRPFPPPLGPVRRRSPAAMAGGRRSPPARCCPGRVAVPSVHQSLPEMDFERGIWAAARDGDEARVLQLLERRGDPAEPDLAGYTALHYASRNGHLAVCRLLLERGAPCDARTPGGATPLHRACYCGHRAVTELLLEHGADPAAADQDGRTGLHKAAEQGHRELCALLLRQRPALAALRDARGRSPRDGAHPAVRDLLDA comes from the exons ATGTTGACAGTGCGCATGCGCCGGATCGAGGGGTCCTTCGGCTCCCTTCGGTATTTTCCGGCCCCTTGCATCATCATCGGCTCTTTCCGTTCTCACTCGGCCCTTTCCGACCAATTCAGCCCTTTTCGGCTCCCCTCGGTCCTTTCCGCCTCCCCTCGGCCCTTTCCGCCGCCCCTCGGTCCTTTCCGCCTCCCCTCGGCCCTTTCCGCCGCCCCTCGGCCCTTTCCGCCGCCCCTCGGCCCCGTTCGCCGCCGTTCCCCCGCCGCCATGGCCGGTGGTCGCCGCTCGCCGCCCGCTCGGTGCTGCCCGGGGCGGGTGGCCGTGCCCAGCGTGCACCAGAGCCTGCCCGAGATGGACTTCGAGCGGG GGATCTGGGCGGCGGCGCGGGACGGGGACGAGGCGCgggtgctgcagctgctggagcggCGCGGGGACCCCGCGGAGCCCGACCTGGCGGGGTACACGGCTCTG CACTACGCCAGCCGGAACGGGCACCTGGCTGTTTGCCGGCTGCTGCTGGAGCGGGGGGCTCCGTGCGACGCCCGCACCCCCGGCGGGGCCACCCCGCTGCACCGCGCCTGCTACTGCGGCCACCGCGCCGTCAccgagctgctgctggagcacgGCGCCGACCCCGCGGCCGCCGACCAGGACGGCAGAACCGGCCTGCACAAG GCGGCGGAGCAGGGGCACCGCGAGCTCTGCGCGCTCCTCCTGCGGCAGCGGCCGGCGCTCGCCGCTCTCCGCGATGCgcggggccggagcccgcggGACGGGGCGCACCCGGCCGTGAGGGACCTGCTGGACGCCTGA